CCCAGTCGAGCATAAATGGGTAAGCGGTTTAATGACTTGCTGGTTAAATCAATTTCTAACGATAAGTCAGGGGGCGGATCACGATCTAGGTCAAACGATAATTTTCCTCGAACCTTAGATTCATTTTGAAAGTAAAAGCAGTTATCTGGTTCTAGCCCTGCTTCTTGGATTTGCCGCCGCCAAGTTGTCGAACCATAGCTTTCATAATCGCGTTCCAGGACATCGGCTATTTCTTTGGTGGCCTCGCTGAGAACTTCTTTGTAATATTCGTGTTCTGGTAGAGGCGTCATAATTTCTAGAGTTCCGCGATCGTAGGCTAGACGAGCGGCACGATGATCTCCCAAGTCTTGGAGAAGAGCTTCAAATTGTTGCCAACTAATGTCATATAGGAGAATGCGATCGCATCTCCGAAACGTTGTAACCATAAAATTTTAATGAACACCTATCCGTGATATTGGCAGTCAGTGCTTTTATAGAGACTTACCCCGATTATCTCGTACATCACAGACCCGGTGCCAGAGATCATGATCTTGGCGATAGATTTCCAGGGCTTGGATTGCTTCTTGGGCCGTTTTGTCACTGCCGTCTGCAACCAGATCTAGCAAAAACTGAAATGCCTCATCGGTTCTGAGCATGGCAATGGCGAGGAGTCCGGTGAGGCGTAATTCAGGATCTTGGACCCCTTGCCACCAGGTTTGGAGGGGTTCTAGTGCTGTTGGTTGTCTAGACTCGCCTAATACCAGAGCCACCAACTCCTGCACTTGCTGATTGGTATCACTCAGAAAGTTTGAGACGAAGGCCATGGACTGCTGTGGAGCCAACTTTAGTAAGGCTGCCAAGTACTCGGACAAGACTTGTGGTTCATCGCCTATCTTGGCCCGTAATCGCAGGAGTGGAATGCCTTGGGGGTCTTCGGTATAGGCGATGGCTCTCGCGGCTACCATCCGGGCTGAACCTTCTGGGTCGGCGAGTAAATCAGCCAGCTCTGTTATCACGTTAGGGTAATGCATCCGT
The Acaryochloris marina S15 genome window above contains:
- a CDS encoding Uma2 family endonuclease gives rise to the protein MVTTFRRCDRILLYDISWQQFEALLQDLGDHRAARLAYDRGTLEIMTPLPEHEYYKEVLSEATKEIADVLERDYESYGSTTWRRQIQEAGLEPDNCFYFQNESKVRGKLSFDLDRDPPPDLSLEIDLTSKSLNRLPIYARLGVPELWCYDDGQITIYHLRQGAYVESANSLVFPQLPIRELPQLIEEYRQQGRRTLRQAIRTWAQTHLQN
- a CDS encoding HEAT repeat domain-containing protein, translating into MARSRQLEENQILLAELRESELTPETVDRWRQVLRDPHASTITQAAKILGQRGLTDLNTELAEIFIRLMQKPVKRDPNCLAKAAIADTLYRLESHNHALFLQGIRHVQMEPVWGGSVDTAATLRGNCALGLVRMHYPNVITELADLLADPEGSARMVAARAIAYTEDPQGIPLLRLRAKIGDEPQVLSEYLAALLKLAPQQSMAFVSNFLSDTNQQVQELVALVLGESRQPTALEPLQTWWQGVQDPELRLTGLLAIAMLRTDEAFQFLLDLVADGSDKTAQEAIQALEIYRQDHDLWHRVCDVRDNRGKSL